DNA from Mucilaginibacter mallensis:
GAAACTGGATGCTGATGCCTATTCAACCACTACCCGTGAGCATACTGCATTAAGGCCATTTTTTGTGGATGATTCCATCTTAAAAGTTCATTATGATTCATTAATGAACATCAATAACGATGGTAAAAAACATGGCTGGGGATATAATAAACTATTTAATGAACACCTGATCGATATCAAATCAGCCAACAGTACTTTTTATGCTGATCTTTTACCCGATTTTACCATGGGTAAGAACTACCTGGGTGGTAAAGAAAGCACTTCACTGGTATCCTACGGCTTTCAATTTGGGGGTACTATAAGCAATAAGTTTTCTTACAATTTCACAGGCTTTGAAAACCAGGGCAATTTCCCGGAATATATATCAACCTATATCAACCAAACGGGTATAATCCCGGGCCAGGCACGTGCCAAAATATATGGACTAGACAGCTACGACTGGCAGGACTATACCGCCAATGTATCTTTTACCCCCAATAAATACCTGAATATTACCTTAGGGCACGATAAAACCTTTATAGGCGATGGTTACCGCTCAACATTGCTATCTGATTACGCTTCGCCATACCCCTTCCTGAAATTAACCGCCGACCTGGGCAATGTGAAATACATGGTAATGTGGGCCTATTTTAATGACCCTATTGATCTGGATGCCAATGGCAATGACCGGACCAAATGGGGCGTTTTCCATTATTTAGACTGGAATGTAAGCAACCGTCTTTCATTCGGTTTCTTTGACTCCATCATTTGGTATAACCGGGACAATGCAGGCAACTACCGTGGCTTTGATGTAACGTATTTACAACCAATCACCTTCCTTCGCCCGCTTGAGGCATCAAACGGGTCACCGGATAATGCTTTGATTGGCTTTACAGGAAAATACAAGATCACCAATGGTATAACCGCATATGGGCAGTTTACTTTGGATGAGTTCCAGGCAAAACAATTCTTTACTGATGGTGGTAGCTCACGAAATAAATATGCATGGCAATTCGGTTTCAGAGGAGCAAATATGTTTGACGTAAAAGGATTAAATTATTTAATAGAAACCAACGGTGCCAAACCATATACCTACTCCGAACGCGGCCCTATAATTAGCTACACCGCAAACGGTGAACCACTAGGCCAGCCATGGGGTGCCAACTACCGCGAAGTGGTTGCGTTGCTAAACTACAGCTACAAAAGATTTGATTTTTCGGGTGAGGGTGATTACGGCCGCTATGGCCTCGATATTAATGGCCTTAACTACGGTAAAGATCCATTCCAGGACTATACTACCCCAGCAAAGCTTGAAGGCAATTACATAGGCCAGGGCTTAACCACCAATTTATATTATCTTGAAGGTAAAGTAGCCTATATCCTTAACCCTAAATACAACTTGCGCCTTGAACTTAGCGGCATTTACCGCGACGAAAAGAATGCCCAGTTCAATGATAAAACAGGTCTTGTAACGATTGGTATCCGCAGCTCATTCCGCGCTGTGTATAATGATCTGGCTAGTTTTCAGACGCATTAATTATTAGATGTGCAAATGTGCGGATATGCAGATGTGCAAATGATTTAAATGCACAGGTTTAATCAATAAACACACATTTATACATTGTCTTCTCCTTAATCTGCACATACGCACATCTGCATATTTGCACATTTAAGATGCAATCGTATGTGTATTGCGTTTCTCTACCACGCTTTTAACTTTCTCTGCTATTGAGTTAGCATCATAACCAGCTTCGGCCCAAAGCTCGGGTTGCTCGCCGTGTTCTATATAGCGGTCGGGGATACCCATACGTATCACCTGTGAGTGGTAGTTATTATCGGCCATAAACTCAAGTACAGCGCTTCCCATGCCGCCTTCAATGCAGCCATCCTCAACAGTAATCACCTTATTGAATTTGCTGAACACATCGTGCAGTAAAGCTTCATCTAATGGTTTTACAAAGCGCAGGTCATAGTGTGCAGGGTTGTAGCCTTCGGCGTTTAGGGCGGTCGTAGCTTTAACTACCTCGTTGCCTATAGCACCTATACTCAATATGGCAAGTTCTTCGCCATCGCATATCTTGCGGCCCTTGCCAACAGGTATAGCTTTCATAGGGCGCTGCCAGTCAACCATCACACCGTTACCACGCGGGTAGCGTATGCTGAACGGCCCCATATCATCCTGCTGGGCAGTATACATCAGGTTGCGCAGTTCTTCCTCATTCATCGGTGCCGATACGATCATGTTCGGTATGCAACGCATATAAGCCAGGTCGTAAGCGCCATGATGGGTTGGCCCGTCCGCGCCTGCTATACCGGCTCTATCGAGACAAAACACTACGTTCAGCTTTTGTATAGCTACGTCATGTATCACCTGGTCATATGCCCGCTGCATAAAGCTGGAGTATATATTACAAAAAGGTATCAGTCCCTGTGTAGCTAAACCTGCGGAAAATGTAACGGCATGCTGTTCGGCAATACCCACATCAAACGCGCGGTTTGGCATAGCCTTCATCATCAGGTTTAATGAACAACCCGATGGCATTGCCGGGGTAATGCCCATAATTTTAGGGTTTTGCTCGGCAAGCTCAATTATGGTATGGCCAAATACATCCTGGTATTTTGGTGGCTGTGGCTTTTCGTGCTTGGTCTTTTTGATCTCGCCGGTTATCTTATCAAATAAGCCGGGCGCATGCCATTTGGTCTGGTCTTTTTCAGCCAGTGCATAACCCTTGCCTTTTGTGGTAACACAATGCAGTAATTTTGGCCCCGGTATATCGCGCAGATCATTCAGCACCTTAACCAGGTGCTTTACATCATGCCCGTCAATCGGCCCAAAATAGCGGAACTGTAAAGCCTCAAAAAAGTTACTGCGTTTAAGCAGCGTGCCCTTGATGCTTTTTTCTATCTTTTTAGCTATTTTAAAGGCATCGGGCCCAATAGCTGATAGTTTATTCAATACATGTGCAATATCGTCCCTAAAGCGGTTATATGGCTTCGAGGTGGTTATATCTGTTAAGTATTCCTTCAAGGCACCCACGTTCGGGTCAATTGCCATGTTGTTATCATTCAAAATAACCAGCAGGTTCGAGTTTTCGATCCCGGCATGGTTCAACGCTTCAAAAGCTATACCTGCGGTCATGGCACCATCACCAATTACGGCTACGTGCTGCCTGTCGGTTTCGCCCTTATATTGCGACGCAACAGCCATACCTAATGCTACCGAAATAGAGGTAGATGAGTGACCGACGCCAAAGGCGTCATATATACTTTCGGATCGTTTTGGGAAACCGCTTATGCCTTTGTAAAGACGATTTGTATGAAACTGATCGCGGCGACCAGTTAATATCTTGTGGCCATAAGCCTGGTGCCCTACATCCCAAACCAGTTGATCGTAAGGTGTGTTTAATATATATTGCAGGGCAACGGTTAATTCCACAACACCTAAACTGGCAGCAAAGTGGCCTCCGTTTACCGAAACAATATCAATAATATACTGGCGCAACTCCTGGCAAACCTGTTCAAGTTGATCCTCGGTAAGTTTCTTTAAATCAGAAGGGTAGTATATATCTTGTAATAAATTACCGGCCGGTACCTGCATTGCCATTAGTCAGAGTATTTAAACTTACAAAGTAAGTTATTTAATTGTTAAAAATAAGATAAACTGAGCGTTAATTATTGTTTTCTTCCGTGATTTTATTTTTTGATGATAATTAGCTTAATTTGATAGCAAATGACAGAAGAAAGCTTTGAGATCAGGTTGCCGCAATTTGAAGGTCCCTTTGATCTGCTGCTTTTTTTTATCGAACGGGATGAGCTCGACATTCATGATATCCCCATTGCCCGTATTGCCGACGATTTCCTGAACTACATACACCATATG
Protein-coding regions in this window:
- a CDS encoding gliding motility protein RemB; translated protein: MKRILGSILLVLAIVGVAHSQSQYQPYSYDFYQKLDADAYSTTTREHTALRPFFVDDSILKVHYDSLMNINNDGKKHGWGYNKLFNEHLIDIKSANSTFYADLLPDFTMGKNYLGGKESTSLVSYGFQFGGTISNKFSYNFTGFENQGNFPEYISTYINQTGIIPGQARAKIYGLDSYDWQDYTANVSFTPNKYLNITLGHDKTFIGDGYRSTLLSDYASPYPFLKLTADLGNVKYMVMWAYFNDPIDLDANGNDRTKWGVFHYLDWNVSNRLSFGFFDSIIWYNRDNAGNYRGFDVTYLQPITFLRPLEASNGSPDNALIGFTGKYKITNGITAYGQFTLDEFQAKQFFTDGGSSRNKYAWQFGFRGANMFDVKGLNYLIETNGAKPYTYSERGPIISYTANGEPLGQPWGANYREVVALLNYSYKRFDFSGEGDYGRYGLDINGLNYGKDPFQDYTTPAKLEGNYIGQGLTTNLYYLEGKVAYILNPKYNLRLELSGIYRDEKNAQFNDKTGLVTIGIRSSFRAVYNDLASFQTH
- the dxs gene encoding 1-deoxy-D-xylulose-5-phosphate synthase; this translates as MQVPAGNLLQDIYYPSDLKKLTEDQLEQVCQELRQYIIDIVSVNGGHFAASLGVVELTVALQYILNTPYDQLVWDVGHQAYGHKILTGRRDQFHTNRLYKGISGFPKRSESIYDAFGVGHSSTSISVALGMAVASQYKGETDRQHVAVIGDGAMTAGIAFEALNHAGIENSNLLVILNDNNMAIDPNVGALKEYLTDITTSKPYNRFRDDIAHVLNKLSAIGPDAFKIAKKIEKSIKGTLLKRSNFFEALQFRYFGPIDGHDVKHLVKVLNDLRDIPGPKLLHCVTTKGKGYALAEKDQTKWHAPGLFDKITGEIKKTKHEKPQPPKYQDVFGHTIIELAEQNPKIMGITPAMPSGCSLNLMMKAMPNRAFDVGIAEQHAVTFSAGLATQGLIPFCNIYSSFMQRAYDQVIHDVAIQKLNVVFCLDRAGIAGADGPTHHGAYDLAYMRCIPNMIVSAPMNEEELRNLMYTAQQDDMGPFSIRYPRGNGVMVDWQRPMKAIPVGKGRKICDGEELAILSIGAIGNEVVKATTALNAEGYNPAHYDLRFVKPLDEALLHDVFSKFNKVITVEDGCIEGGMGSAVLEFMADNNYHSQVIRMGIPDRYIEHGEQPELWAEAGYDANSIAEKVKSVVEKRNTHTIAS